One Deinococcus humi genomic region harbors:
- a CDS encoding ABC transporter ATP-binding protein — protein sequence MRREELNFPVPATAPPDTLAAINLHVQAGTFPAVRGVDAVFGVGRFSAVIGPNGAGKSTLLRALLGLNSPESGAVYLFGRPLGSWSRPERSQALAYLAQGEGLPDATRVRDVVALGRGAGDWRFGLLPTRPWTEDDEAAVDSALNRTDTRRFEARKVSELSGGERQRVALARALAGQPRFLLLDEPTNHLDLAYALEVMRYLRCEVAGGLGVVAVLHDLNLAARADWLLLLHAGQVLAAGPPDEVLTPRNLLAAYGVHARVVRDADRLLVIPED from the coding sequence ATGAGGAGAGAAGAACTAAATTTTCCCGTGCCCGCCACCGCGCCCCCCGACACGCTGGCCGCCATCAACCTCCATGTTCAGGCCGGAACCTTTCCCGCCGTGCGCGGCGTGGACGCTGTGTTTGGGGTGGGCCGATTTTCGGCGGTCATCGGGCCCAACGGCGCGGGCAAGTCCACGCTGCTACGGGCGCTGCTGGGCCTGAACAGCCCCGAATCCGGCGCGGTCTACCTGTTCGGGCGTCCACTGGGGTCCTGGAGCCGTCCGGAGCGCTCGCAGGCGCTGGCTTACCTTGCGCAGGGCGAAGGCTTGCCAGACGCGACCAGGGTCCGCGACGTAGTGGCGCTGGGACGCGGCGCGGGCGACTGGCGTTTCGGCCTGCTGCCCACCCGTCCCTGGACCGAGGACGACGAGGCGGCGGTGGACAGCGCCCTGAACCGCACCGACACCCGCCGTTTCGAAGCCCGTAAGGTGTCCGAACTGTCTGGCGGCGAGCGGCAGCGGGTGGCCCTGGCCCGTGCCCTGGCGGGACAGCCGCGCTTTCTGTTGCTGGACGAACCCACCAACCACCTGGACCTGGCCTACGCCCTGGAAGTCATGCGTTACCTGCGCTGCGAGGTGGCCGGCGGCTTGGGCGTGGTGGCGGTGCTGCATGACCTGAATCTGGCCGCGCGGGCCGACTGGCTGCTGCTGCTGCATGCCGGGCAGGTCTTGGCGGCGGGACCGCCCGACGAGGTGCTGACCCCCCGCAACCTGCTGGCCGCGTACGGCGTGCACGCAAGAGTGGTGCGGGATGCAGACCGCCTGCTGGTCATCCCGGAGGATTGA
- a CDS encoding (2Fe-2S) ferredoxin domain-containing protein gives MAPRYFKTSGHLLVCQGPNCQARGSALLYKALWNHLERASLAYYKTGGSVRLTESGCLGSCSYGPSLCVYRQTPQGLEEGWYAAVDFPQAARVAQAVHAGSALPDEGKYGPG, from the coding sequence ATGGCCCCCAGATACTTCAAAACCTCCGGTCACCTGCTGGTCTGTCAGGGACCGAACTGCCAGGCCCGTGGATCGGCGTTGCTGTACAAGGCGCTGTGGAACCACCTGGAACGCGCCTCGCTCGCGTACTACAAGACCGGCGGCAGCGTGCGCCTGACCGAGAGCGGCTGCCTGGGTTCGTGCAGCTACGGCCCCAGCCTGTGCGTGTACCGCCAGACGCCACAGGGATTGGAGGAGGGCTGGTACGCGGCGGTGGATTTTCCGCAGGCCGCCCGGGTTGCCCAGGCCGTGCACGCGGGGAGCGCCCTGCCGGACGAGGGGAAGTATGGGCCTGGATAA
- a CDS encoding peptide chain release factor 3 yields the protein MTTTEPNPTETRATAPQAAEQPNAALEAEITRRRTFAIISHPDAGKTTITEKLLLYGGAILEAGSVTAKEGRAHTKSDWMSIEQQRGISISSSALTFEYSGRHINLLDTPGHQDFSEDTYRTLTAADSALMVLDAARGVQTQTEKLFAVCRNRHVPILTFVNKMDRPALDPFDLLQQLENVLQITAVPLTWPIGDGPDFKGVYDLQTGQVLAFERTSGGKHRAPMQTAGLDDPRLLQLVGADLAAKLKEDVELIEAAMPEFDAAGFLSGELTPVFFGSAMNNFGVEHFLSNFVELAPPPGPTETTLGERNPEAPFAGFIFKLQANMSKHHRDRTAFMRVMSGHFTRGMDVTHTRSGRKLRLSQAHTLFAQDREKVEEAYPGDIVGLVNPGVFQIGDVISLDAKVALPSFPRFTPETFATLALKDVGKRKAFMKGLTQLAEEGVVQVFFPTDGARDPYLGAVGPLQFEVFQARLQEEYGVDVELNITGYQLVRWLAGDAGSVARFARHVEDDQGRPVMLFRSKYDLEYTAEQHPEIEFLPLPKDLTRV from the coding sequence ATGACCACCACCGAACCCAACCCGACCGAAACACGGGCCACCGCACCGCAGGCTGCCGAACAGCCCAACGCCGCGCTGGAGGCCGAGATCACCCGCCGCCGCACTTTCGCCATCATCTCGCACCCGGACGCGGGCAAGACCACGATCACCGAGAAATTGCTGCTGTACGGCGGCGCGATTCTGGAGGCTGGGTCCGTGACGGCCAAGGAAGGCCGCGCCCATACCAAATCCGACTGGATGAGCATCGAGCAGCAGCGTGGCATTTCCATTTCCAGCAGCGCGCTGACATTCGAGTACAGCGGGCGGCACATCAATCTGCTCGACACCCCCGGTCACCAGGACTTCTCCGAGGATACCTACCGCACCCTGACCGCCGCCGACAGCGCGCTGATGGTGCTGGACGCGGCCAGAGGCGTGCAGACCCAGACCGAGAAGCTGTTCGCGGTGTGCCGCAACCGCCATGTGCCCATCCTGACCTTTGTGAACAAGATGGACCGTCCGGCACTGGACCCCTTCGATCTGCTGCAGCAACTGGAAAATGTCCTCCAGATCACGGCGGTGCCGCTGACCTGGCCGATCGGCGACGGCCCGGATTTCAAGGGCGTGTACGACCTGCAGACCGGGCAGGTGCTGGCCTTCGAGCGTACCTCCGGCGGCAAGCACCGCGCCCCGATGCAGACCGCGGGCCTGGACGATCCACGCTTGCTGCAGCTGGTGGGGGCCGACCTGGCCGCCAAGTTGAAAGAAGATGTGGAGCTGATTGAGGCCGCCATGCCTGAATTCGACGCGGCAGGCTTTCTGTCCGGCGAACTGACCCCGGTGTTCTTCGGCAGCGCCATGAACAACTTCGGCGTCGAGCATTTCCTGAGCAACTTCGTGGAACTTGCGCCGCCGCCCGGCCCCACCGAGACGACGCTGGGCGAACGCAATCCGGAGGCGCCCTTCGCCGGGTTCATCTTCAAGTTGCAGGCCAACATGAGCAAGCACCACCGCGACCGCACGGCCTTCATGCGCGTGATGAGCGGGCATTTCACGCGTGGCATGGACGTCACGCACACCCGCAGCGGACGCAAATTGCGGCTCAGTCAGGCACATACCCTGTTTGCCCAGGACCGCGAGAAGGTGGAAGAGGCCTACCCAGGCGACATCGTGGGACTGGTCAATCCCGGCGTGTTCCAGATCGGCGACGTGATCAGCCTGGACGCCAAGGTGGCGCTGCCCAGCTTCCCGCGCTTCACGCCTGAGACCTTCGCGACGCTAGCCCTCAAGGACGTGGGCAAGCGCAAGGCGTTCATGAAGGGGCTGACCCAGCTGGCAGAGGAAGGCGTGGTGCAGGTCTTCTTCCCCACCGACGGCGCGCGTGACCCGTACTTGGGCGCCGTCGGCCCCCTGCAGTTCGAGGTCTTCCAGGCCCGCTTGCAGGAGGAATACGGTGTGGACGTGGAGCTGAACATCACGGGCTATCAGCTCGTGCGCTGGCTGGCCGGGGACGCAGGCAGCGTGGCGCGTTTTGCCCGCCACGTTGAGGACGACCAGGGCCGCCCGGTGATGCTGTTCCGCAGCAAATACGATCTGGAATACACCGCCGAGCAGCACCCGGAGATTGAATTCCTGCCGCTCCCCAAGGATCTGACGCGAGTGTAA
- a CDS encoding DUF4032 domain-containing protein — translation MSLPEQCSTATDTRARSTARGEVERARLMSDVRDLVAILRRQPNELLPFEWIRHLAPLGEHSLGVVPIEVAHIIGSVDRYREFDRHYLPKEKHLDERWIGVRSAQLQGKELPPIQVYKVGELYFVKDGNHRVSVARRQGQAYIDAHVIELNVTVPPEESDTLVDLIIKGEYAQFLRATSLDLLMPGHREILFTTPGRYDKLLEHIRTRQYFLDRKPERAGLPPVTWEEAVVSWYTRLYVRIVENLELHHVMFRFPGRTEADLYLWIMDHRYFLTQKYGHDVGSEEATRDFRKHYAPPAYKRLGQRVQLLLRGKLDPAM, via the coding sequence ATGTCCCTTCCCGAACAGTGTTCAACCGCAACCGACACCAGGGCCCGCAGTACCGCACGCGGTGAAGTCGAGCGCGCCCGACTGATGAGCGACGTGCGCGATCTGGTGGCCATTCTGCGCCGTCAGCCCAACGAACTGCTGCCCTTCGAGTGGATCAGGCATCTGGCGCCACTGGGCGAGCACAGCCTGGGGGTGGTGCCCATCGAGGTGGCCCACATCATCGGCTCAGTGGACCGCTACCGCGAGTTTGACCGCCACTACCTGCCCAAGGAAAAACACCTGGACGAGCGCTGGATCGGCGTCCGCAGCGCTCAGCTGCAGGGCAAGGAACTGCCGCCCATCCAGGTGTACAAGGTGGGCGAGCTGTACTTCGTCAAGGACGGCAACCACCGCGTCTCAGTGGCCCGTCGCCAGGGCCAGGCGTACATCGACGCCCATGTGATCGAGCTGAACGTGACTGTGCCCCCGGAAGAAAGTGACACCCTCGTGGACCTGATCATCAAGGGCGAGTACGCGCAGTTTCTGCGGGCCACCAGCCTGGACCTGTTGATGCCGGGCCACCGCGAGATCCTGTTCACCACGCCGGGCCGCTACGACAAGCTGCTCGAACACATCCGCACCCGTCAGTACTTTCTGGACCGCAAACCAGAGCGTGCTGGCCTGCCGCCCGTCACCTGGGAGGAGGCCGTGGTCAGCTGGTACACCCGTCTCTACGTGCGAATCGTGGAGAATCTGGAACTGCACCACGTCATGTTCCGTTTTCCAGGCCGCACCGAGGCCGACCTGTATCTGTGGATCATGGACCATCGCTACTTCTTGACCCAGAAATACGGCCACGACGTGGGCAGTGAGGAGGCCACCCGCGATTTCCGCAAGCATTACGCCCCGCCCGCCTACAAACGCTTGGGCCAGCGCGTGCAACTGCTGCTGCGGGGCAAGCTCGATCCGGCGATGTAG
- a CDS encoding M17 family metallopeptidase produces the protein MQLVDSLERTDLSLTFAGTGAAHPERLTRGLDAGEVQLISRGEDGDVALALAPDTAQEARELGEALAKLARELKAETVKVAASDHSGALAAAALTAGWQDRRYKGGDSATAQTQLLAEGLDAAASARLRGVAAGRTFARELVSAPANHLNPATMAREAQGLSAHGVEVEVWDGGAIEARGMGLLAAVAAGSATGPRLIRLTLPARGEATRIVALVGKGITFDTGGYSLKTGAGMYGMKNDMGGAGAVLGTMRALAELRASIPEGTEVRAYVAAAENMVGPHAMRPGDVYRAANGKTVEVTNTDAEGRLVLADALAVACDEGATELVDLATLTGVKVAALGNDIAALFCSDADLAARLKTGAEAAGELLWEMPLHQPYLKSYRKNTIADLKNSDMVPAGGSIKAALFLQQFVTRPWAHLDIAGNAAKEDVATGWGVGTLVEYVLAGQAD, from the coding sequence ATGCAACTTGTGGATTCGCTGGAGCGCACCGACCTCTCGCTGACCTTTGCCGGAACTGGCGCTGCCCATCCCGAACGCCTGACCCGCGGTCTGGACGCGGGCGAGGTGCAACTGATCTCGCGCGGCGAGGATGGCGACGTGGCGCTGGCGCTGGCGCCGGACACCGCGCAGGAAGCCCGCGAACTGGGCGAGGCGCTGGCGAAGCTGGCCCGCGAACTGAAAGCCGAAACGGTGAAGGTGGCGGCCAGTGACCATTCCGGCGCCCTGGCAGCGGCGGCGCTGACCGCCGGCTGGCAGGACCGCCGGTACAAGGGCGGGGACAGCGCCACCGCACAAACGCAGCTTCTGGCCGAGGGGCTGGACGCCGCCGCATCCGCACGCCTGCGGGGCGTGGCGGCGGGCCGGACCTTCGCCCGCGAACTGGTCAGCGCGCCCGCCAACCACCTCAACCCGGCCACTATGGCGCGTGAGGCCCAGGGGCTCTCGGCCCACGGCGTCGAGGTGGAGGTCTGGGACGGCGGGGCCATCGAGGCGCGCGGCATGGGCCTGCTGGCGGCGGTGGCGGCGGGCAGCGCGACCGGACCCAGGCTGATTCGCTTGACCCTGCCGGCCAGGGGTGAGGCGACGCGGATCGTGGCGCTGGTGGGCAAGGGCATCACCTTCGACACCGGGGGCTACAGCCTCAAGACGGGCGCGGGCATGTACGGCATGAAGAACGACATGGGCGGCGCGGGGGCGGTGCTGGGGACCATGCGCGCCCTAGCCGAACTGCGCGCCAGTATTCCTGAAGGCACCGAGGTCCGCGCCTACGTGGCCGCCGCCGAGAACATGGTTGGCCCGCACGCCATGCGCCCCGGTGACGTGTACCGCGCCGCCAACGGCAAAACCGTGGAGGTCACCAACACCGACGCCGAGGGCCGGCTGGTGCTGGCCGACGCCCTGGCCGTGGCCTGCGACGAGGGGGCCACTGAACTGGTCGATCTGGCAACACTGACCGGCGTGAAGGTGGCCGCCCTGGGCAACGACATCGCCGCCCTGTTCTGCTCGGACGCCGATCTGGCCGCGCGGCTCAAGACGGGCGCAGAGGCTGCCGGGGAACTGCTGTGGGAAATGCCCCTGCACCAGCCGTACCTGAAGTCCTACCGTAAGAACACCATCGCGGACCTGAAGAACAGCGACATGGTGCCGGCCGGGGGCAGCATCAAGGCGGCGCTGTTCCTCCAGCAGTTTGTGACCCGTCCGTGGGCACATCTGGATATCGCCGGGAACGCCGCGAAGGAGGACGTGGCGACAGGCTGGGGCGTGGGCACGCTGGTGGAATACGTGCTGGCCGGCCAAGCCGACTAA
- a CDS encoding CBS domain-containing protein — MLVHELMSAPAVVAPPSLSLPDAAHLMKSRGIRRLPVVDGPRLVGIVTDRDLREALPSKVSSLSPWEATTRLAAVNVQDVMRRNVLTTTAEADARDAAHTLLHHRVGALPVIDDAGTVIGVLTVSDVLRDYAHPTLVPDAGEALP; from the coding sequence ATGCTGGTCCATGAGTTAATGAGTGCTCCGGCGGTCGTCGCGCCGCCCTCGCTGTCGCTGCCAGACGCGGCGCATCTGATGAAATCGCGCGGGATTCGCCGTCTGCCGGTGGTGGACGGCCCCCGGCTGGTGGGAATCGTGACCGACCGTGACCTTCGTGAGGCGCTGCCCAGCAAGGTCAGCAGCCTCTCGCCGTGGGAAGCCACCACGCGGCTGGCCGCCGTGAACGTGCAGGACGTGATGCGCCGCAATGTCCTGACCACCACCGCAGAAGCCGACGCGCGCGACGCGGCCCACACCCTGCTGCACCACCGCGTGGGTGCCCTGCCCGTGATCGACGACGCGGGCACGGTGATCGGCGTGCTGACGGTCAGCGACGTGCTGCGCGATTACGCCCACCCGACGCTGGTCCCGGACGCTGGGGAGGCCCTGCCATGA
- a CDS encoding cytochrome c oxidase subunit II: MSAPRSAGHRPAAPRLDHHTLEKYENVWFGIAVIMSVLLFVTVLASFLSGTAPSLSGEGGHHITGVKNGRLDPGNFAATPFATPGLRHNADGSYEAFVIARAFQFEPAVLKVPVGQPVTIHVTSADVLHGYFIEGTNINATAIPGQVSSFTTTFRRPGTLNLVCNEYCGTGHHNMVSSVKVDVQEP; encoded by the coding sequence GTGTCGGCCCCACGTTCTGCCGGGCACCGTCCGGCCGCGCCGCGCCTGGACCACCACACGCTCGAAAAATACGAGAACGTCTGGTTTGGCATCGCGGTCATCATGTCCGTGCTGCTGTTCGTGACGGTGCTGGCGAGTTTTCTGAGTGGCACCGCTCCCTCGCTGAGCGGTGAGGGGGGCCATCACATCACGGGCGTGAAAAACGGACGGCTCGATCCCGGCAACTTCGCCGCCACGCCGTTCGCCACCCCTGGCCTGCGGCACAACGCCGATGGCAGCTACGAGGCCTTCGTGATCGCCAGGGCCTTCCAGTTCGAGCCGGCGGTGCTGAAAGTGCCGGTTGGCCAGCCGGTCACCATCCACGTGACCTCGGCGGACGTGTTGCACGGCTATTTCATCGAGGGCACCAACATCAACGCCACCGCCATTCCAGGGCAGGTGTCGAGTTTCACCACCACCTTCCGCCGCCCCGGCACCCTCAACCTGGTCTGCAACGAGTACTGCGGGACCGGCCACCACAACATGGTGAGCAGCGTGAAGGTGGACGTTCAGGAGCCGTAG
- a CDS encoding b(o/a)3-type cytochrome-c oxidase subunit 1 has protein sequence MITSPLYSPHAARETPVISDAAYLASLKKVTQYYIVTAFLALLIGVLIGPLQALNYGGINVYDTPILKALLKSYYQGLSLHGVLNALVFTQFFISGWMLYLPARDLGMRINMKFAWFTYLLMTAGLLLAAVPLLTNNATLLYTFYPPMEGSPLFYIGAAVMVGSSLLVVGQVVAMWVAWKRANPGRVTPLVAFMCVATWMMWAVAALGIVIEVVFLLIPWSLGWVGGVDPLISKTLFWWTGHAIVYFWVLPAYIAWYAFLPHHAGGRIVSEPLVRLTFVMFLLNSTPVGLHHQYADPNISVAWKTMHMFLTFLVAIPSLLTAFSVGAALEDAARARGGRGLFGWMLRLPWGKPTFSAPVLAMVSFILGGAGGIVNASSAFAPVVHNTAWIPGHFHITVGTATTLTFMGISLWLIPHLTGKRMPSVRLASAAVWTWFVGMMVFALGMHWQGLVGVPRRALVSATAQSVYRDMPIQIPQMLTAISGMILLVSALLYFYVLFRMLLSRRLDDGEAASPLPYSEVISPAGQHLAGASALVRFTEPLLALWGVALLLVLLMYGPVLARLAANAELVPGWRLY, from the coding sequence GTGATCACCTCACCCCTCTATTCCCCCCATGCCGCGCGGGAGACGCCCGTCATCTCGGACGCGGCGTATCTGGCGAGCCTCAAGAAAGTCACGCAGTACTACATTGTCACCGCGTTTCTGGCGCTGCTGATCGGCGTGTTAATCGGGCCGCTCCAGGCGCTGAACTACGGTGGGATCAACGTCTACGACACCCCTATTCTCAAGGCACTGCTCAAATCGTATTACCAGGGCCTGAGCCTGCACGGCGTGCTGAACGCGCTGGTGTTCACGCAGTTCTTCATCAGCGGTTGGATGCTGTACCTGCCGGCACGTGACCTGGGGATGCGAATCAACATGAAGTTCGCGTGGTTCACGTATCTGCTGATGACCGCCGGACTGCTGCTGGCTGCCGTGCCGCTGCTGACCAACAATGCCACGCTGCTGTATACCTTTTACCCCCCGATGGAAGGCAGCCCGCTGTTCTACATCGGTGCGGCCGTCATGGTGGGCTCGAGCCTGCTGGTCGTGGGACAGGTCGTCGCCATGTGGGTGGCCTGGAAACGCGCCAATCCAGGGCGCGTGACCCCGCTGGTGGCCTTCATGTGCGTCGCCACCTGGATGATGTGGGCGGTGGCCGCGCTGGGCATCGTCATCGAAGTGGTGTTCCTGCTGATTCCCTGGTCACTGGGCTGGGTGGGCGGCGTGGACCCGCTGATCTCCAAGACGCTGTTCTGGTGGACGGGGCACGCCATCGTGTACTTCTGGGTGTTGCCCGCCTACATCGCGTGGTACGCCTTCCTGCCCCATCACGCTGGGGGCCGGATCGTCTCCGAGCCGCTCGTTCGCCTGACCTTCGTGATGTTCCTGCTGAACTCCACGCCGGTCGGACTGCACCACCAGTATGCGGATCCCAACATCTCGGTCGCCTGGAAAACCATGCACATGTTCCTGACCTTCCTGGTGGCCATTCCCAGCCTGCTGACCGCCTTCAGCGTGGGGGCCGCGCTGGAAGACGCGGCGCGGGCGCGGGGAGGCCGGGGGCTGTTCGGCTGGATGTTGCGACTGCCCTGGGGCAAGCCCACCTTCAGCGCGCCGGTTCTGGCGATGGTCTCCTTCATTCTGGGTGGGGCAGGCGGCATCGTGAACGCCAGCTCAGCCTTCGCGCCGGTGGTTCACAACACCGCCTGGATTCCCGGCCACTTTCACATCACGGTGGGCACCGCCACCACGCTGACCTTCATGGGCATCTCCCTGTGGCTGATCCCGCACCTGACCGGCAAGAGGATGCCCAGCGTGCGCCTTGCCTCGGCAGCGGTCTGGACGTGGTTTGTGGGCATGATGGTCTTCGCGCTGGGCATGCACTGGCAGGGTCTGGTCGGCGTGCCGCGCCGCGCGCTGGTGAGCGCCACCGCCCAGAGCGTGTACCGCGACATGCCCATTCAAATTCCACAGATGCTGACGGCCATCAGCGGCATGATTCTGCTGGTCAGCGCCCTGCTGTACTTCTACGTGCTGTTCCGCATGCTGCTCTCCAGGCGCCTGGATGACGGCGAGGCCGCCTCGCCCCTTCCCTACAGCGAGGTCATCAGCCCTGCCGGACAGCATCTCGCGGGTGCCAGCGCGCTGGTGCGTTTCACCGAGCCGCTGCTGGCGCTGTGGGGCGTGGCCCTGCTGCTGGTGCTGCTGATGTACGGTCCGGTGCTGGCCCGATTGGCCGCCAACGCCGAACTTGTGCCCGGCTGGAGGCTGTACTGA
- a CDS encoding c-type cytochrome, giving the protein MGEISEERGFSAREIGAAVGFVVLAVGIAYTSYYTGIGMSGGAGAGEMTAAVASAPVNGEALYASTCAGCHGAGAVGGIGPSLLGTAAWKPADFQQAVLHGQAPGGRTLAPVMPRFAEAGIGGETATDEQIEAIHSYVQSLP; this is encoded by the coding sequence ATGGGTGAAATCAGTGAAGAGCGCGGGTTTTCGGCCCGCGAGATCGGAGCCGCCGTGGGTTTCGTGGTGCTGGCCGTGGGGATCGCCTACACGTCGTACTACACCGGCATCGGTATGTCCGGCGGCGCGGGCGCGGGCGAGATGACCGCAGCAGTCGCCAGCGCTCCAGTCAACGGCGAAGCGCTGTATGCCAGCACCTGTGCAGGCTGCCACGGTGCTGGGGCGGTGGGCGGGATCGGCCCGTCCCTCCTGGGAACCGCTGCATGGAAACCCGCCGACTTTCAACAGGCGGTGCTGCACGGTCAGGCTCCGGGGGGCCGCACTCTGGCCCCGGTGATGCCGCGCTTCGCCGAGGCGGGCATTGGCGGCGAGACGGCCACCGACGAGCAGATAGAGGCCATCCACAGCTACGTGCAAAGCCTGCCATAG
- a CDS encoding LutC/YkgG family protein: protein MGNAEARLEVLTRINRAVAGVQAPALPAYPQCERLEREAMLRQFQDRIEDYRASFQRVAQTEVAGAVALALAGAERVVVPAGLNPAFLPTGLHELHDDPPLSHAGLDRAEAVVTGCAVAISETGTIILDHGVDQGRRALTLIPDLHICVIRAEQIVQSVLDGVQRMEGSVGAGRPLTWISGGSATSDIELVRVEGVHGPRRLCVVVLD from the coding sequence ATGGGTAACGCCGAGGCCCGTCTGGAAGTGCTGACCCGCATCAACCGCGCGGTTGCGGGGGTGCAGGCGCCAGCGTTGCCCGCCTACCCGCAGTGCGAACGGCTGGAACGCGAGGCCATGTTGCGTCAATTTCAGGACCGCATCGAGGATTACCGCGCCTCATTTCAGCGTGTCGCCCAGACAGAAGTTGCAGGGGCCGTGGCGCTCGCCCTGGCTGGAGCAGAACGCGTCGTGGTCCCCGCCGGACTGAATCCTGCTTTTCTGCCGACCGGTTTACACGAACTACACGACGATCCGCCGCTGAGTCACGCCGGACTGGACCGCGCGGAAGCAGTGGTGACCGGGTGCGCGGTGGCCATCAGTGAAACGGGGACCATCATTCTGGATCACGGGGTCGATCAGGGCCGGCGGGCGCTGACGCTGATTCCAGACCTGCACATCTGCGTCATTCGCGCCGAGCAGATCGTCCAGAGCGTGCTGGACGGCGTGCAACGGATGGAGGGGAGCGTTGGGGCAGGACGCCCGCTCACCTGGATCAGCGGCGGCAGCGCCACCAGCGACATCGAACTGGTGCGGGTGGAGGGTGTGCATGGGCCGCGCCGGTTGTGTGTCGTTGTGCTGGACTAG
- a CDS encoding lactate utilization protein B, which yields MSGLHPPKPFPEAARDKVSQPQLRANLRKVTHTIREKRLRAVGEVPHWEELRVLGEATKDATLANLSDRLLQLEASVKARGGQVHWARDAAEARELVARIAESHGVDELIKVKSITSDEIELNAGLAERGIHAIETDLAELIVQLSHDTPSHILVPAIHRNRAEIQALFNRELPGEGNLSDAPAELAGAARRYLRHKFLTTKMAVSGVNFAVAETGTVCVVESEGNGRMCLTLPEVLVSVMGIEKVLERWEDLAVFMELLPRSSTAERMNPYTSFWSGVTPGDGPQEFHLILLDNGRTDVLADATGRQTLRCIRCSACLNVCPVYERTGGHAYGSVYPGPIGAILTPQLLGMADKNANTLPGASSLCGACFDACPVRINIPQVLIYLRGEANEEKGVTAEALAMGAVGYAMSSGWRFEGALKLARAGQGPLVRGGEITALPGLLGGWTQSRDLKAVPPQSFREWWRQREGADG from the coding sequence GTGAGCGGGCTGCACCCCCCAAAACCCTTTCCCGAAGCCGCCCGCGACAAGGTCAGTCAGCCGCAACTGCGGGCCAATCTCCGCAAGGTGACGCACACCATCCGCGAGAAGCGGCTGCGCGCGGTGGGCGAAGTGCCGCACTGGGAAGAATTGCGGGTGCTGGGCGAGGCGACCAAGGACGCCACGCTGGCCAACCTGAGTGACCGCCTGTTGCAACTTGAAGCCAGTGTCAAGGCGCGCGGCGGGCAGGTTCACTGGGCCAGGGACGCGGCGGAGGCACGTGAGCTCGTGGCCCGGATTGCCGAGTCGCACGGGGTCGACGAACTGATCAAGGTCAAGAGCATCACCTCCGACGAGATCGAGTTGAACGCGGGGCTGGCCGAGCGCGGCATCCACGCCATCGAGACCGATCTGGCCGAGCTGATCGTGCAACTGTCGCACGACACGCCCAGCCACATCTTGGTGCCCGCCATCCACCGCAACCGCGCCGAGATTCAAGCGCTGTTTAACCGTGAACTGCCCGGCGAGGGCAACCTGAGCGACGCGCCCGCCGAGCTGGCCGGGGCGGCGCGGCGTTACCTGCGCCACAAATTCCTGACCACCAAGATGGCGGTCTCGGGCGTCAATTTCGCGGTGGCCGAGACCGGAACGGTGTGCGTGGTGGAATCCGAGGGCAACGGGCGCATGTGTCTCACGCTGCCGGAGGTGCTGGTCAGCGTCATGGGGATAGAGAAGGTGCTGGAGCGGTGGGAGGATCTGGCGGTGTTCATGGAGCTGCTGCCCCGGTCCAGCACCGCCGAGCGCATGAATCCCTACACCTCGTTCTGGAGCGGTGTGACGCCGGGGGACGGCCCGCAGGAATTCCACCTGATCCTGCTGGACAACGGACGCACCGACGTGCTGGCCGACGCCACCGGGCGGCAGACGCTGCGCTGCATCCGCTGTTCGGCGTGCCTGAACGTCTGTCCGGTCTACGAGCGTACCGGCGGCCACGCCTACGGCAGCGTGTACCCTGGCCCTATCGGCGCGATCCTGACCCCGCAACTGCTGGGCATGGCGGACAAGAACGCCAACACCCTGCCCGGCGCGTCCAGCCTGTGCGGCGCGTGCTTCGACGCCTGCCCGGTGCGGATCAACATTCCCCAGGTTCTGATCTACCTGCGCGGCGAGGCCAATGAAGAAAAGGGCGTCACCGCCGAAGCCCTGGCGATGGGGGCGGTGGGCTACGCCATGAGTTCCGGCTGGCGCTTCGAGGGCGCCCTCAAGCTGGCCCGCGCCGGACAGGGGCCGCTGGTCAGGGGCGGCGAGATCACCGCCCTGCCCGGTCTGCTGGGCGGGTGGACGCAGAGCCGGGATCTGAAAGCCGTGCCGCCGCAGAGCTTCCGCGAGTGGTGGCGGCAACGGGAGGGCGCCGATGGGTAA